In 'Nostoc azollae' 0708, the following are encoded in one genomic region:
- a CDS encoding DUF928 domain-containing protein has product MKPPYLCSILSFIALLTSGIWNSAYAVTFTPPINNGAPRQASGGASRGNLFTPAPGQGAPKQASGGASRGNLFTSAPDQGAPKQVSGGASRVATNYLNPSIVPAAGPAALTALLPESFNGSTVSERPTILVYLPASNAEEVLFSLKNETGNTQYQMTIPVAEKTGVLSIKLPTDAPGLAVGKDYQWFLALKVNGKLSPSTPYVDGWIQRIQPTAEVTTAMQEKDGLRRANTFCKSGVWYDCVETLAKLYISQPNNVNIVKHWEELLSSVSLKEIVKAPLLASPN; this is encoded by the coding sequence ATGAAACCTCCATATTTATGTAGTATATTGAGCTTCATTGCTCTGCTGACTAGCGGTATATGGAACAGTGCCTATGCTGTTACATTTACCCCACCAATCAATAATGGCGCTCCCAGACAAGCAAGTGGGGGAGCTTCCAGAGGCAACCTTTTTACACCTGCTCCTGGTCAAGGCGCTCCCAAACAGGCAAGTGGAGGGGCTTCCAGAGGCAACCTTTTTACATCTGCTCCTGATCAAGGCGCTCCTAAACAGGTAAGTGGAGGAGCTTCTCGTGTTGCTACTAACTACTTAAATCCTTCAATTGTACCAGCCGCAGGCCCAGCAGCCTTGACTGCCCTCTTACCCGAAAGCTTCAATGGCTCAACGGTGTCTGAACGTCCTACAATTCTGGTATATCTACCTGCATCTAATGCAGAAGAAGTTCTATTCAGTCTCAAAAATGAAACTGGCAATACACAGTATCAAATGACCATTCCTGTTGCAGAGAAAACTGGGGTGCTCTCAATCAAATTACCTACAGATGCACCAGGTTTAGCCGTGGGAAAAGACTACCAATGGTTTCTGGCGCTGAAAGTGAATGGGAAACTCAGTCCTAGTACGCCTTACGTCGATGGTTGGATTCAGCGTATCCAACCTACTGCTGAAGTGACAACAGCGATGCAGGAAAAGGATGGTTTGAGACGAGCAAATACTTTTTGTAAATCTGGAGTTTGGTATGACTGTGTGGAAACACTGGCCAAACTGTACATCTCCCAACCCAACAATGTAAATATCGTCAAACATTGGGAAGAACTCCTCTCCTCCGTTAGCTTGAAGGAGATTGTCAAAGCTCCATTATTAGCATCTCCTAATTAG
- a CDS encoding CHAT domain-containing protein — translation MIFSIKHNRCLYICLSIVSLCLAVTITPAKPSVLMQTNSTFNVSLSNSQSTNGLEQGRNLYQSGRFAEAVIAWQRAANNYHTQGDRTNEALSLSYLSLAQQELNQWEAARQSIEKSVKILQTAKPSFNAIIWAQILNTQANLELSTGQTETALEIWQQAQKYYEQVGDNMGSLGSQINQAQALQTLGFYRRSKQHLEMLTQKLAVMPDSEIKVSGLRSLGLALDAIDDSKSQQVLEQSLAIANKIKAKTQLSSILVILGKVASDSQDSEAALKYFKDAQTTATNPNELLQARLATFKVLVDYDKLEAETSLALQLQQQLLELPPSHSSLYAAINFVATLNRLEKPERVLPIPELANLMSVTVKSAQQIQDAPAQAYALHQWGQLYHRTNQLTKAKELAQKSLNIARQLQADDIIAQSAWQVGRLYKQQGDHPEAIRAYTEAIKSLKALRGDMVAVNPDVQFSFRESVEPVYRELVGLLLDEKPTQPALMQARELIESLQIAELDNFFREACLDKAQQIDNIDPTATVIYPIILSDRLAVILSQAGQPLRYYVTHKSQTDIEQTLDNFLITINPVSDSQEQSRLSQQIYDWLISPPEQEQALKNTKTLVFVLDGKLRNIPIAALFDGQQYLIEKYAVALSPGLQLMAVQSFQQTKIKAIVAGISESRNGFSALPGVELEVKQISQTLPSSMLLNQKFTNQSLADRVKSSRADVIHLATHGQFSSRLEETFLLTWNGQVNVQELSELLKNHSEDSSQAIELLVLSACDTAAGDDRAVLGLAGLAIKSGARSTIATLWPVKDKAAEILMTRFYDYLRQPKITKAEALRQAQINLIRQTDFYNPFFWSAFVLVGNWL, via the coding sequence ATGATTTTCTCTATCAAACACAATCGTTGCCTTTATATTTGCTTAAGTATTGTGAGCTTGTGTTTAGCAGTTACCATTACTCCTGCAAAACCATCTGTACTGATGCAGACAAATTCTACCTTCAATGTGTCATTATCAAATTCTCAATCCACTAACGGATTAGAACAGGGGCGTAACCTTTATCAATCAGGACGCTTTGCGGAGGCTGTAATAGCTTGGCAAAGAGCTGCAAACAATTACCATACTCAAGGTGATCGCACCAATGAAGCCCTAAGCTTGAGTTATCTGTCATTGGCACAACAGGAACTCAACCAATGGGAAGCTGCCAGACAATCTATCGAAAAAAGTGTGAAGATTTTGCAAACCGCTAAACCTTCTTTTAATGCTATTATCTGGGCCCAAATACTGAATACCCAGGCAAATTTGGAACTAAGTACAGGTCAAACTGAAACTGCACTGGAAATTTGGCAACAAGCTCAAAAATATTATGAACAAGTGGGCGACAATATGGGCAGCTTGGGTAGTCAGATCAACCAAGCACAAGCCTTGCAAACTTTGGGATTTTACCGTCGCTCGAAACAGCATTTAGAAATGCTAACGCAAAAGTTAGCTGTGATGCCAGATTCGGAAATCAAAGTTAGTGGGTTGAGATCCCTGGGTTTAGCTCTGGACGCGATCGATGATAGCAAAAGCCAGCAAGTTTTAGAACAAAGTTTAGCCATAGCAAATAAAATTAAGGCTAAAACTCAGTTAAGTTCCATTCTGGTGATTTTAGGGAAAGTTGCCTCTGATTCCCAAGACTCGGAAGCAGCATTAAAGTACTTTAAAGACGCACAAACAACAGCTACGAACCCAAATGAACTTTTGCAAGCGCGTTTAGCTACTTTCAAAGTCTTGGTGGATTACGACAAACTAGAAGCTGAAACTTCCCTCGCACTTCAATTACAACAACAGTTGTTAGAACTACCACCTAGTCATAGTTCCCTCTACGCAGCAATTAATTTTGTGGCTACTTTAAATAGATTGGAAAAGCCTGAAAGAGTTCTACCAATTCCAGAACTAGCAAACCTGATGTCAGTCACGGTTAAATCTGCACAACAAATTCAGGATGCTCCAGCCCAAGCCTATGCACTACATCAGTGGGGACAACTTTACCATCGTACAAATCAGTTGACGAAGGCCAAGGAATTAGCCCAGAAATCCCTCAATATTGCCCGTCAACTCCAGGCTGACGATATCATTGCTCAATCCGCATGGCAGGTAGGACGATTATATAAGCAACAAGGCGATCACCCAGAGGCAATCAGAGCTTATACAGAAGCGATTAAGTCATTAAAGGCACTGCGAGGAGATATGGTTGCCGTTAACCCCGATGTTCAATTTTCTTTCCGCGAAAGTGTAGAGCCTGTTTATCGGGAATTGGTAGGTTTACTTCTGGATGAAAAACCAACACAACCTGCTTTGATGCAAGCTCGTGAATTGATTGAGTCGCTGCAAATTGCCGAACTTGATAACTTTTTCCGCGAAGCTTGTTTAGATAAAGCGCAGCAGATTGACAACATTGATCCCACAGCCACAGTTATTTATCCCATTATTTTAAGCGATCGCCTCGCGGTGATTCTCTCCCAAGCTGGACAACCTCTGCGCTACTATGTGACGCATAAATCTCAAACTGATATCGAACAAACACTCGATAATTTCTTAATAACTATCAACCCTGTTTCCGATTCCCAAGAACAAAGTCGATTGTCTCAACAAATTTATGATTGGCTGATTAGTCCTCCTGAACAGGAACAAGCTTTGAAAAACACCAAAACATTAGTATTTGTGTTAGATGGTAAATTGCGAAACATACCCATAGCCGCCCTCTTTGATGGTCAGCAATATCTGATTGAAAAATATGCTGTGGCTCTCTCTCCTGGGTTGCAACTGATGGCTGTCCAATCATTCCAGCAAACTAAAATTAAGGCGATCGTTGCTGGTATAAGTGAATCGCGTAATGGCTTTAGTGCTTTACCTGGTGTTGAATTAGAAGTCAAGCAAATTTCCCAGACACTACCGTCTTCAATGTTACTAAACCAGAAATTTACTAATCAATCCCTTGCCGACCGCGTCAAATCTAGTCGTGCCGATGTTATTCATTTGGCAACCCACGGACAGTTCAGTTCCCGTCTAGAAGAAACCTTTTTACTTACGTGGAATGGACAAGTGAATGTTCAAGAGTTGTCTGAACTCCTGAAAAATCATAGTGAGGATTCATCACAAGCGATCGAATTATTGGTACTGAGTGCCTGTGACACCGCAGCCGGGGATGATCGTGCCGTTCTGGGATTAGCAGGCTTGGCTATCAAATCTGGAGCCCGTTCAACTATCGCCACTCTCTGGCCTGTCAAAGATAAAGCAGCTGAGATACTAATGACGCGCTTCTATGACTATCTGCGGCAGCCCAAAATCACTAAAGCTGAAGCACTACGGCAAGCCCAGATCAACCTGATTCGCCAAACTGATTTCTACAATCCTTTCTTTTGGTCAGCCTTCGTTCTGGTTGGTAATTGGCTTTAG
- a CDS encoding S-layer family protein: MISTAASQSGTAGNLSITAPDRINLQTGSQITSRSTGTGNGGTVEITGRLLVLNQNAQINASTVASNGGNLLLNLSEFLRQSDHSVLNAQAGDTGNGGNISINAPFIIGSRNSDSIANAVRGRGGNINITTNSILGLDFRNQLTPDNDITASSEFGVNGTVQITTPQVNPNFGLVELPVNLVDSYQLIAIGCANTNDSSFVATERGGIPQNPTQDMRRAPLV; the protein is encoded by the coding sequence GTGATTTCCACGGCGGCATCCCAATCGGGAACAGCAGGCAACTTAAGTATTACCGCCCCCGACCGCATTAACTTACAAACTGGCTCTCAAATTACCAGTCGCAGTACGGGAACTGGCAACGGTGGTACTGTAGAAATTACAGGGCGATTGCTGGTTCTCAACCAAAATGCTCAAATCAATGCCTCAACTGTTGCTAGTAATGGCGGTAACTTACTGTTAAATCTTTCTGAGTTTTTGCGCCAGAGCGATCACAGTGTACTCAATGCCCAAGCTGGTGATACAGGTAATGGTGGTAACATTAGTATCAATGCCCCGTTTATCATCGGTTCTAGGAATAGTGATAGCATTGCTAATGCTGTACGTGGTCGCGGTGGGAATATTAACATCACCACTAATAGCATTCTCGGTTTAGACTTCCGCAACCAACTGACTCCCGATAATGACATTACAGCCAGTTCCGAATTTGGCGTGAATGGCACAGTACAAATTACTACACCTCAAGTCAATCCCAATTTTGGATTAGTGGAATTACCCGTAAACTTAGTTGATTCATACCAGCTAATTGCTATAGGTTGCGCGAATACAAATGACAGCAGTTTTGTGGCCACAGAAAGGGGTGGAATACCGCAAAATCCGACACAGGATATGAGGCGCGCGCCCTTGGTCTGA
- a CDS encoding ShlB/FhaC/HecB family hemolysin secretion/activation protein translates to MSQPTLNKLLNFIFKLKLLKLGLILAAVLCSYHQANAQTSNSPTSPSGRLEDIPVAPLLSDVLPQPSDQEQLLPLVPLPEQPAPGEDDANTKFQVDRIKVVGSTVFTPKQFAAITSPFVGREVSFVEILQIKDAITKLYTDHGYVTTGALITPQTLEAGVLKLQVVEGSLSEIKIVGNRQLRSQYIRERIRIGAGKPLNIPRLIEKLQLLRLDPRIQNLSAELQMGVHPGSNILQVEVQEADTVSLITTLDNGRSPSVGSFRQGVDFKEANLLGLGDTLSVGYTNTDGSDTINLNYKLPINAGNGTVWFGFNQGWNHVIEEPFSILDIQSHTRSYEFGYRQPLIQKPTQELAVELSLSHQESHTELGLNDIGGFPLYVGADADGKTKISVLRFTQEYNQRSNQQVIAVRSQFSLGVDWFEANVNEDKPDSRFFAWRGQAQWVQQLAPDTLFLAKGDLQLAADTVVPFEQFGIGGQLSVRGYRQDTLLTDNGILFSAEFRLPILHTSNLGGLLQLTPFIDVGQGWNTKGDNPSPSMLVGTGLGLLWKQSNNFSTRLDWGIPLTSVDSEKRSLQENGLYFSVQYSPF, encoded by the coding sequence TTGTCTCAACCAACATTAAACAAGTTGTTAAATTTCATCTTTAAACTAAAACTTCTAAAACTGGGCTTGATTCTAGCAGCGGTATTATGCAGCTACCATCAAGCAAACGCTCAAACTTCCAATTCTCCGACTTCACCATCTGGACGCTTAGAAGATATTCCTGTTGCTCCCTTACTGTCGGATGTGTTACCTCAACCATCAGATCAGGAGCAATTACTTCCACTTGTGCCACTACCGGAACAGCCAGCACCAGGAGAGGATGATGCTAATACCAAATTCCAGGTTGATCGCATTAAAGTTGTCGGTAGTACAGTTTTCACACCAAAACAGTTTGCGGCGATTACATCTCCCTTTGTCGGACGGGAGGTCTCCTTTGTAGAGATATTGCAAATTAAAGATGCCATCACTAAGCTATACACTGACCATGGTTATGTCACAACAGGGGCTTTAATTACACCACAGACATTAGAAGCTGGAGTCCTTAAACTTCAGGTGGTAGAGGGCAGTTTATCAGAAATTAAAATCGTTGGTAATCGGCAATTGCGTAGTCAATACATTCGCGAGCGCATCCGAATAGGTGCTGGTAAACCCTTGAATATACCGCGCTTAATCGAAAAGCTGCAACTCCTCCGCCTCGATCCGCGCATTCAAAACTTGTCAGCTGAGTTACAGATGGGTGTGCATCCCGGCAGCAATATATTGCAAGTAGAGGTTCAAGAAGCTGACACTGTCTCACTCATAACAACTTTAGATAATGGGCGATCACCTAGTGTCGGTAGTTTTCGTCAGGGTGTGGATTTCAAAGAAGCCAATTTACTAGGTTTAGGGGACACGCTCAGTGTGGGATACACTAATACCGATGGCAGTGATACAATCAATCTGAATTACAAACTACCGATTAACGCTGGCAATGGTACTGTCTGGTTTGGTTTTAACCAAGGATGGAATCATGTAATTGAAGAACCGTTCAGCATCCTTGATATTCAATCACACACTAGGTCTTACGAATTCGGCTATCGGCAACCACTGATACAAAAGCCAACCCAGGAATTGGCAGTGGAACTATCGTTATCACACCAAGAAAGCCACACTGAGTTAGGTCTTAATGATATTGGCGGGTTTCCTTTATACGTCGGTGCAGATGCGGACGGAAAAACTAAGATTTCTGTCCTGCGTTTTACTCAGGAGTATAACCAACGCAGTAATCAGCAAGTTATTGCAGTGCGATCGCAATTTAGTTTGGGGGTAGATTGGTTCGAGGCTAATGTCAATGAAGATAAGCCAGATAGCCGCTTTTTCGCGTGGCGAGGACAGGCACAGTGGGTGCAACAGTTAGCACCAGACACTCTGTTTTTAGCTAAGGGCGATTTACAACTAGCAGCAGATACTGTCGTGCCTTTCGAGCAATTTGGCATTGGTGGACAACTAAGTGTACGAGGCTATCGCCAAGATACATTACTTACTGACAATGGCATATTATTTTCAGCTGAATTTCGGTTGCCAATTTTGCATACCTCCAATCTGGGAGGATTGCTACAACTGACCCCATTCATCGACGTGGGTCAGGGCTGGAATACTAAGGGTGACAATCCATCACCTAGTATGTTAGTTGGTACTGGGTTAGGACTACTGTGGAAACAGAGTAATAACTTCTCAACCCGTCTGGATTGGGGTATTCCTCTCACATCAGTAGATAGCGAAAAGCGCTCGCTTCAGGAAAATGGATTGTACTTCTCCGTGCAGTATTCGCCATTTTGA
- the ruvC gene encoding crossover junction endodeoxyribonuclease RuvC: MEKRILGLDPGLAIIGFGAISWNQSQAKVQYTTVKMLDFGVIRTSADMEMSQRLSTLFDDLHTLMDDLQPDLVAIEKLFFYRMANTIVVAQARGVLMLVLGQRKLPYVEFAPPQIKQALTNYGKADKGEVQDAVMRELDLDEIPKPDDAADALAVALTASFQL; this comes from the coding sequence ATGGAAAAGCGAATTTTAGGATTAGACCCAGGACTGGCAATTATAGGATTTGGGGCGATCTCATGGAACCAAAGTCAAGCTAAAGTACAATATACAACCGTAAAGATGCTGGATTTTGGCGTAATTCGGACTTCAGCCGACATGGAAATGAGTCAGCGACTGTCTACTTTATTTGACGATTTACACACGCTAATGGACGATTTGCAACCGGATTTGGTGGCAATTGAAAAATTATTCTTCTATCGTATGGCAAATACTATTGTTGTTGCACAGGCTAGGGGTGTGCTGATGTTAGTTTTGGGACAGCGCAAGCTTCCTTATGTGGAATTTGCCCCTCCTCAAATTAAACAAGCTTTGACAAATTATGGCAAGGCCGACAAGGGAGAAGTGCAAGATGCCGTGATGCGGGAGTTGGATTTAGATGAAATTCCTAAGCCTGATGATGCAGCAGATGCTTTAGCGGTAGCGCTGACAGCTTCGTTTCAGTTATGA
- a CDS encoding EAL domain-containing protein produces MPLYSFLFTLNFCLNSVSYLHSFPFDNLKIDRSSIHHLHEESDNLGLVNAIVQTVKIIINMHIIAEGIETHNQLDQLKLLNCQFGQGYLFCKPLDSEKSPKFILDISEFKLNSEQ; encoded by the coding sequence ATCCCATTATACTCCTTTCTTTTTACTCTTAACTTTTGTTTAAATTCCGTTAGTTATTTGCATTCTTTCCCATTTGATAACCTGAAAATTGATCGGTCATCTATTCATCATTTACACGAAGAATCTGACAATTTGGGGCTTGTAAATGCAATTGTACAAACTGTCAAGATAATAATAAATATGCATATAATTGCTGAAGGCATTGAAACACATAATCAATTAGACCAGTTGAAGTTATTAAATTGTCAATTCGGACAAGGATATTTGTTTTGTAAACCCCTAGATTCTGAAAAATCACCTAAATTTATTTTAGATATTTCAGAATTTAAACTCAACTCTGAACAGTGA
- a CDS encoding CHASE2 domain-containing protein has translation MWRKFQAFIHRTRSVFIITPSVALTVIVGELLGIFNLPEWKLRDEWVRMRSCEAGTFLWCSPNTLANEIVIVTIDEDDIHSVGKWPVPDRSLAQLLEIIRAQQPRVIGLDLYRDLPEGNGYEQLVEIFRTTSNLIGVEKISGERVKPPPELKKEQVGLADLLLDGDRHVRRALLTANDAQANDQPKGGLATLVAIKYLESENISLKSVDAKRQKFSLGKQIYLPIGNKVAGYTEFDLGGYQILLNWYGSETAFHRVAMRDVLAGKIPPDLMRDRMVFIGSTAVSIKDFFDTPFSSSLISIQKPASGEATPGIVIHANIAHQLVRGAKTGKGNLHGLSGIAASLWIILWSVIGSSGSWWLVSARKGRQIPGGKILWATVSISAGLLGGGYGMFLHGVLIPVTPSLASFIICVIATTNTYKQQKLEETNQQLEIANGQLLDYSKTLELKVEERTYELLEAKQGADAACLAKSEFLANMSHELRTPLNGILGFAQVLEVSPTMEQKDREGVNIIYQCGSHLLLLINDILDLSKIEARKFELVATNVHLPSFLHGVSEICSIRAEQKGIAFHVSISDRLPVVIQVDEKRLRQVLINLLGNAIKFTDDGSVTFKADFIEPEFQQITNETTQITYQKIRFQIEDTGIGMSSDQLEKIFLAFEQVGEVGRKSEGTGLGLAISQRIAELMGSPIQVHSQLGKGSLFWLDLTVPVPVCHDWQTSGYAPTHQKVIGIRGSTPQILIIDDDGNHRSILNCLLENIGCQILEASDGKQGLQMVNQYHPDVILLDLAMPNMDGLELMVHLQENPQTSSIPIIVSTASVFEENRQQSLQAGATAFLPKPLQIDELFNVLQSLLKVEWIYAQSPDLRSSYQSQHKNSDELLLPSQDVLQQLYHLAMMGDISEIEGIIEELIQQNSQLAPFTTEMSKLAANFQTTKICQFLKSFVTGESHQ, from the coding sequence ATGTGGCGTAAATTCCAAGCTTTCATCCATCGTACTCGTAGCGTTTTTATTATTACTCCTAGTGTTGCCCTGACAGTAATTGTTGGGGAGTTGTTGGGAATTTTCAATTTGCCTGAGTGGAAACTTCGTGATGAATGGGTGCGAATGCGTTCGTGTGAAGCAGGCACTTTTCTGTGGTGTTCGCCCAATACATTAGCTAACGAAATCGTCATTGTCACAATTGATGAAGATGATATCCATTCAGTGGGTAAATGGCCAGTTCCAGATAGGTCACTAGCACAATTACTGGAAATAATCCGAGCGCAACAACCCCGCGTTATCGGCTTGGATCTCTATCGGGATTTACCAGAAGGTAATGGTTATGAACAACTCGTCGAAATTTTCCGCACTACTTCTAATTTGATTGGTGTTGAAAAAATTAGCGGTGAGCGTGTCAAACCACCACCGGAACTGAAAAAAGAGCAAGTAGGATTAGCCGATTTGTTGTTGGATGGTGATCGCCATGTGCGCCGCGCCCTCTTGACAGCGAACGATGCCCAAGCAAACGACCAACCCAAAGGAGGATTGGCAACCCTTGTAGCAATCAAGTACCTGGAATCCGAAAACATCAGCTTAAAATCCGTTGATGCAAAGCGACAGAAGTTTAGCCTGGGCAAGCAAATCTACTTACCAATAGGAAATAAAGTAGCAGGGTATACCGAATTTGATTTAGGAGGCTATCAAATTCTCCTCAATTGGTATGGTTCGGAAACTGCGTTTCACAGGGTTGCCATGCGCGATGTGTTAGCAGGAAAAATTCCCCCAGACCTGATGCGTGATCGCATGGTATTTATTGGGTCAACCGCTGTCAGTATCAAAGACTTCTTTGACACACCATTCAGCTCTTCCTTGATTTCTATCCAAAAACCTGCATCTGGTGAAGCAACACCTGGGATTGTGATCCATGCCAATATTGCCCATCAACTAGTGCGAGGGGCAAAAACAGGGAAAGGCAACCTGCATGGTCTTTCTGGTATAGCTGCGTCGCTTTGGATTATTTTGTGGTCTGTAATTGGTTCTAGTGGTAGTTGGTGGTTAGTCAGTGCGCGTAAGGGAAGACAGATTCCTGGGGGAAAAATTCTTTGGGCAACTGTATCCATAAGTGCAGGATTGCTGGGGGGTGGCTACGGAATGTTTTTACATGGTGTTTTGATTCCAGTGACACCCTCCTTAGCTAGCTTTATCATCTGTGTAATTGCCACAACTAATACCTATAAACAACAGAAGTTAGAAGAAACTAATCAGCAACTAGAAATTGCCAATGGTCAACTTTTAGATTATTCCAAAACTCTGGAGTTAAAAGTTGAAGAGCGAACTTATGAACTACTGGAAGCCAAGCAAGGAGCTGATGCTGCTTGCTTGGCCAAGAGCGAGTTTCTAGCAAATATGAGCCACGAGCTACGTACACCGCTTAATGGTATCCTTGGTTTTGCTCAGGTGCTGGAGGTATCACCAACTATGGAACAGAAAGATCGAGAAGGCGTGAACATTATTTACCAATGCGGTTCACATCTCTTATTGTTGATTAATGATATTCTCGACCTGTCAAAAATAGAAGCTCGTAAATTCGAACTGGTGGCAACTAATGTACATCTGCCCAGCTTTTTACATGGTGTGAGCGAGATTTGTAGTATCCGAGCAGAGCAGAAGGGAATTGCATTTCATGTCTCCATAAGTGATCGCTTACCAGTTGTCATTCAAGTAGATGAGAAGCGGTTACGCCAAGTCTTGATCAACTTACTAGGCAACGCTATCAAATTTACAGATGATGGTAGTGTCACATTCAAAGCAGATTTCATAGAGCCAGAGTTTCAACAAATAACAAATGAAACTACACAAATAACATATCAGAAGATTCGCTTCCAGATAGAAGATACAGGTATCGGGATGTCATCAGACCAATTAGAGAAAATATTTTTGGCCTTTGAACAAGTAGGTGAAGTGGGACGGAAATCTGAAGGTACTGGTTTGGGATTAGCAATTAGTCAAAGAATCGCGGAACTGATGGGTAGCCCAATTCAAGTACATAGTCAGCTGGGTAAAGGTAGTCTATTTTGGCTGGATTTGACAGTACCCGTACCAGTTTGCCATGACTGGCAGACATCGGGTTACGCCCCAACCCACCAGAAAGTCATCGGTATTCGGGGTAGTACACCACAAATTTTGATTATCGATGATGATGGCAACCACCGTTCTATCCTGAACTGTCTGCTAGAAAACATTGGCTGTCAAATTCTAGAAGCAAGCGATGGTAAACAGGGACTACAAATGGTAAACCAATATCACCCAGATGTGATTTTGCTTGATTTAGCTATGCCTAATATGGATGGCTTGGAGCTAATGGTTCACCTGCAAGAGAATCCACAAACTAGTTCTATTCCAATCATTGTCTCTACAGCGAGTGTATTCGAGGAAAATCGGCAACAGAGTTTGCAGGCCGGAGCAACAGCGTTCTTACCCAAACCCCTGCAAATTGATGAACTATTCAATGTCCTGCAATCGCTGCTAAAAGTCGAGTGGATTTATGCCCAATCTCCAGATTTACGATCTTCTTATCAATCTCAGCATAAAAATAGTGATGAATTACTTCTACCATCACAGGATGTTTTACAGCAACTCTATCATTTGGCGATGATGGGAGATATATCGGAGATTGAGGGAATAATAGAAGAGCTAATTCAGCAAAACAGTCAGCTAGCTCCCTTCACCACTGAAATGAGCAAACTTGCTGCCAACTTCCAAACTACAAAAATTTGTCAGTTCCTGAAATCATTTGTTACTGGGGAGTCACATCAATGA
- a CDS encoding hybrid sensor histidine kinase/response regulator, with amino-acid sequence MITKPLLKTTYVLLVDDNPNNLKVLSEAIQRCGWKALMATDGESAIRQTEYAHPDLILLDVMMPGLDGFETCRRLKANPLTYNTPVIFMTALCDPTDKVKGLEIGAVDYITKPFQHEEVIARLKLHLKISNLTRTLEQRVQERTAELTQSLQQLKQTQLQLIQSEKMSTLGQLVAGIGHEINNPIGFISGNCYHIEEYVKDILRLVNLQQQKLPHLDPEIEELLEEIDLEYLIEDLPKILLSMHQGIDRLKDISLSLRTFARSDISSKVEFQIHEGMDSTLMLLKHRLKNQGNRPTIEVVRQYGTLPSIICYPGQMNQVFMNIIANAIDAFDDLHQNHLDQEIAVCYPHTITITTSVDNEERNVAICIEDNAIGMPPDVQARIFEPSFTTKVVGKGTGLGLAISYQIVVDKHNGEINCFSTFGKGTKFIITLPNSRN; translated from the coding sequence ATGATCACCAAACCACTTTTGAAAACAACATACGTCCTTTTGGTAGATGACAATCCCAATAATCTCAAAGTTTTATCAGAAGCAATTCAGCGATGTGGTTGGAAAGCTCTGATGGCGACGGATGGAGAGTCAGCGATCAGACAAACAGAATATGCTCATCCTGATTTGATTCTCCTCGATGTAATGATGCCAGGTCTGGATGGATTTGAAACTTGTCGTAGATTAAAAGCCAATCCCCTCACTTACAATACCCCGGTCATTTTCATGACTGCCTTATGCGATCCTACAGACAAAGTTAAAGGACTGGAAATTGGTGCAGTTGACTACATTACCAAACCCTTCCAACATGAAGAAGTCATTGCTAGATTAAAGTTACACCTAAAAATATCCAATCTCACCCGTACCCTAGAACAAAGAGTCCAAGAACGCACCGCAGAGTTAACCCAATCTCTACAACAGTTAAAACAAACCCAACTACAACTCATCCAAAGTGAGAAAATGTCCACTCTTGGACAACTTGTTGCAGGTATAGGTCATGAGATTAATAACCCCATTGGTTTTATTAGTGGAAATTGCTATCACATTGAGGAATATGTTAAGGACATCCTTCGTTTAGTAAATCTCCAACAGCAAAAATTACCACATCTAGACCCGGAAATTGAAGAACTCCTTGAAGAAATTGATTTAGAGTATCTGATAGAGGATTTACCAAAAATTCTCCTATCAATGCATCAGGGAATTGATCGTCTTAAGGACATCAGCCTTTCTCTCAGAACCTTTGCCCGATCTGATATCTCATCTAAAGTGGAGTTTCAGATTCATGAAGGGATGGATAGTACCTTAATGTTATTGAAACATCGACTCAAAAATCAAGGTAATCGCCCCACAATCGAGGTTGTTAGGCAATATGGTACTTTGCCTTCCATCATTTGCTATCCCGGACAGATGAACCAGGTATTTATGAACATTATCGCCAATGCGATTGATGCCTTTGATGACTTGCATCAAAACCATTTAGATCAGGAGATAGCTGTTTGTTATCCTCACACCATCACGATCACTACATCGGTCGATAATGAGGAACGAAATGTTGCAATTTGCATTGAAGATAATGCTATTGGTATGCCACCTGATGTGCAAGCTAGAATTTTTGAGCCCTCTTTTACAACTAAGGTTGTGGGTAAAGGAACTGGTCTAGGGTTAGCTATCAGCTACCAAATTGTTGTCGATAAACACAATGGAGAAATCAATTGCTTTTCAACTTTTGGCAAAGGAACGAAATTTATTATTACTCTGCCAAATTCGAGAAATTAA